Proteins from one bacterium genomic window:
- a CDS encoding phosphate ABC transporter substrate-binding protein, which produces MRKYSTILIALTLIIAGALTGCGGEGNGEPSEVDILSVNGSTTVTPIMQAVAEVYEAADLEVSGTGSGDGITAL; this is translated from the coding sequence GTGCGTAAATATAGCACAATTCTCATCGCTCTGACCCTCATTATCGCGGGGGCCCTCACCGGCTGCGGCGGGGAGGGGAACGGTGAGCCGTCGGAGGTAGACATCCTGAGCGTGAACGGCTCCACCACCGTGACCCCCATCATGCAGGCCGTTGCCGAGGTGTACGAGGCGGCCGACCTCGAGGTCTCCGGCACCGGCTCCGGCGACGGCATCACCGCCCTC
- a CDS encoding GAF domain-containing protein, translated as MDWNPGTLIGEVQRIVRGPGADTEKLQRVCDLLAERVPHYDWVGFYLVNPDNDRELVLGPYTGAATEQTRIPFGRGVCGRAADERRTVVVGDVTREDNYLACSAATKAEIVTPVFHSGVMVGQIDIDSHTTDPFTPRDRELLDAIRPLVAPLLHP; from the coding sequence ATGGACTGGAACCCTGGCACGCTCATCGGAGAGGTCCAACGCATCGTGCGGGGGCCGGGCGCGGATACCGAAAAGCTGCAGCGCGTCTGCGACCTCCTGGCCGAGCGGGTCCCGCACTACGACTGGGTGGGCTTCTACCTCGTCAATCCCGACAACGACCGGGAGCTGGTGCTGGGACCCTACACCGGGGCGGCGACGGAGCAAACGCGGATTCCCTTCGGCAGGGGCGTCTGCGGGCGGGCCGCCGATGAACGCCGGACCGTCGTCGTCGGCGACGTGACCCGGGAGGATAATTACCTCGCCTGCAGCGCGGCGACGAAGGCCGAGATAGTGACCCCCGTCTTCCACTCCGGCGTCATGGTGGGCCAGATAGACATAGACTCCCACACCACCGACCCCTTCACCCCCCGGGACCGGGAGCTGCTCGACGCCATCCGGCCCCTGGTCGCCCCCCTGCTGCATCCGTAG
- a CDS encoding VCBS repeat-containing protein, with amino-acid sequence MRVSSGAPIIIALIASVLADRGFPDSGCSITENFDGARSIAAADMDADGDLDILGAARYAGDLFWWENAAGTGARWLSHVVEDDFPGAMAINTADLDSDGDPDILGASWDSSTIAYWINDGSGTRWTRHILDNDLKGATAVCAADLDSDGDLDVLGVGHLIDEIVWWENLDGRASDWAEHKVTYYCEGIGSIQTADLDSDGDPDILTASSTACGIVWWENINGGSEWTGHKLDDTLGEALCAFAADLDSDGDMDIVGAGAGDDRLSWWENADGSGTSWIRRAVEKNLAVCAVHAADLDADGDADIIGASATGDTVRWWENVDGRGTSWYSHTVDTEFGGAYAVNAADLDGDGMEDIVAAALTDDRIQWWKASAVSLVSNTR; translated from the coding sequence ATGAGGGTTTCCAGCGGCGCGCCGATCATCATCGCCTTAATCGCGTCCGTCCTGGCCGACCGGGGCTTCCCGGATTCGGGGTGCTCCATCACGGAGAATTTCGACGGGGCGCGGTCCATCGCGGCCGCCGACATGGACGCGGACGGCGACCTGGACATCCTCGGCGCCGCCCGGTACGCGGGAGACCTCTTCTGGTGGGAGAACGCCGCCGGAACGGGCGCCCGGTGGCTCTCCCACGTGGTGGAGGACGACTTCCCCGGCGCGATGGCGATAAACACCGCCGACCTGGACTCCGACGGCGACCCCGACATCCTCGGCGCCTCCTGGGACTCCAGCACGATCGCGTATTGGATAAACGACGGCTCCGGCACGCGGTGGACCCGTCACATCCTGGACAACGATCTGAAGGGCGCCACCGCCGTTTGCGCCGCCGACCTGGATTCCGACGGCGACCTCGACGTACTCGGCGTCGGCCACCTGATAGACGAGATTGTCTGGTGGGAAAACCTGGACGGCCGCGCCTCGGACTGGGCGGAGCACAAGGTGACCTACTACTGCGAGGGGATCGGCTCGATTCAGACGGCCGACCTGGACTCCGACGGTGACCCGGACATCCTCACCGCGTCCTCCACCGCTTGCGGAATCGTATGGTGGGAGAACATCAACGGGGGTTCGGAGTGGACGGGCCATAAATTGGACGATACCCTGGGTGAGGCGCTCTGCGCCTTCGCCGCCGACCTGGACTCCGACGGCGATATGGATATAGTGGGCGCCGGGGCGGGCGACGACCGGCTGTCCTGGTGGGAAAACGCCGACGGCTCCGGGACGAGCTGGATCCGGCGCGCCGTCGAGAAAAATCTGGCCGTCTGCGCCGTCCATGCCGCCGACCTCGACGCCGACGGGGACGCAGACATCATCGGGGCCTCGGCCACGGGCGACACCGTGCGGTGGTGGGAAAACGTGGACGGCCGCGGGACGAGCTGGTACTCGCACACCGTGGATACGGAGTTCGGCGGGGCCTACGCGGTGAACGCCGCCGACCTGGACGGCGACGGGATGGAAGACATCGTCGCCGCCGCCCTGACCGACGACCGCATCCAATGGTGGAAAGCAAGCGCCGTGTCCCTGGTGTCCAATACAAGGTGA
- a CDS encoding T9SS type A sorting domain-containing protein: MFYVSLELDSLDRPCIAYYQDYPESNLKYARWTGTEWIIETVDSEGYVGVYCSLALDSSDRPCIAYADAHDGDSSDLKYARWDGDEWLYEYVDTGGDTCVYISLALDSYDRPHISYQKKDDVDDLRYAHWDGSRWLVETVDAAEGNAGAFSSIAVDSQDRPHIAYKYANFAKYAYKDGSGWHIITVDAEEGIRSMGFTSIALDSTDLPYILDYQRAEIFESPRCSHWDGERWRSEYADPYNISFRSSIGVDSHDQPHISYIGRGAGRSGIGIKYAWCEIFFHLLSPGRGKVVTTLTPTLDWTDDDNPDLASYTLWWGTDPDFVTYNEVTDIGESEYTIPSGIEDGERIYWRVKSLDDQGGEYWAEEIDWYFDVDLSLTPVYHLLSPEKGEVVYAFPFTFDWEDHDLEGLESYTLWWGTDPDFETYNEVTDIVESEYTLSGGIEDGARVYWRVKSLDDEGGEYWAEELDWYFDVDLGGGVNLADFGAGATDEGVLINWRLSGEEPAGVRVLRGEGEPEIISGVLPGDSSRYLDRGVEPGESYAYWLEVVEADGSVSRFGPTEAIAVPEETFTLVLYAAYPSPSRDVVNFVYSLPVDGRVVLTVYDLSGRRVATLVDSELTAGRHEVAWSCADVPSGVYLYRLETNAGSLTQRLVVSR, from the coding sequence ATGTTCTATGTATCTCTTGAGCTGGATAGCCTTGACAGACCCTGCATTGCGTACTACCAGGATTACCCGGAAAGCAACCTGAAGTACGCCCGCTGGACGGGAACCGAGTGGATTATTGAGACGGTGGACAGTGAAGGATACGTCGGCGTTTACTGCTCCCTTGCCCTAGACTCGTCTGACCGTCCCTGCATAGCCTATGCAGACGCACATGATGGAGATTCCAGCGATTTGAAGTACGCCCGCTGGGACGGCGACGAGTGGCTATACGAGTACGTTGACACCGGAGGCGATACCTGTGTTTACATTTCTCTGGCTCTGGATTCATACGACCGTCCCCACATCTCCTATCAGAAAAAAGATGACGTAGATGACCTCCGGTACGCCCACTGGGACGGTTCACGTTGGCTTGTCGAGACAGTGGACGCAGCAGAGGGCAACGCGGGAGCCTTTTCTTCCATCGCCGTGGATTCTCAAGATAGGCCTCATATAGCCTATAAATACGCAAATTTCGCAAAATACGCCTATAAAGACGGTTCTGGATGGCATATCATCACGGTGGACGCCGAAGAGGGTATCAGGTCTATGGGTTTCACTTCGATTGCGCTGGATTCTACGGACCTGCCCTATATCTTGGATTATCAAAGGGCTGAAATTTTCGAGTCACCTCGTTGCTCCCACTGGGACGGGGAGCGGTGGCGGTCAGAATACGCCGACCCCTATAATATCAGTTTTCGCAGCTCCATCGGGGTTGATTCGCACGACCAACCTCACATAAGCTACATCGGCCGTGGTGCAGGTAGAAGTGGTATCGGCATTAAATACGCCTGGTGTGAAATCTTCTTCCATCTCTTGAGCCCCGGCCGGGGGAAGGTCGTCACCACGCTCACCCCCACGCTGGACTGGACCGACGACGACAACCCCGACCTGGCGAGCTACACCCTGTGGTGGGGGACCGATCCGGACTTCGTAACCTACAACGAGGTCACGGATATAGGCGAATCGGAGTATACGATACCAAGCGGCATCGAGGACGGGGAACGCATCTACTGGCGCGTGAAGTCGCTGGATGACCAGGGTGGGGAATACTGGGCCGAGGAGATAGACTGGTACTTCGACGTGGACCTGTCTTTAACCCCCGTCTATCACCTGCTGAGCCCCGAGAAGGGCGAAGTAGTATATGCATTCCCCTTTACGTTTGACTGGGAGGACCACGATCTTGAAGGTCTCGAAAGTTACACGCTGTGGTGGGGGACCGATCCCGACTTCGAGACCTATAACGAAGTCACGGATATTGTCGAGTCGGAGTATACGTTATCGGGCGGCATCGAGGACGGGGCGCGGGTTTACTGGCGGGTGAAATCGCTGGATGACGAGGGTGGGGAGTATTGGGCCGAGGAGCTGGACTGGTACTTCGACGTGGACCTGGGCGGCGGGGTGAACCTCGCCGACTTCGGCGCGGGCGCGACCGACGAGGGCGTGCTTATCAACTGGCGCCTCTCGGGCGAGGAACCGGCCGGGGTGCGCGTCCTGCGGGGTGAGGGCGAGCCGGAGATCATTTCCGGCGTTCTGCCCGGCGATTCATCGAGATACCTCGACCGTGGCGTGGAGCCCGGCGAGAGTTACGCCTACTGGCTGGAGGTTGTCGAGGCCGACGGGTCGGTCTCCCGCTTCGGCCCCACGGAGGCTATCGCGGTTCCCGAGGAAACGTTTACTCTCGTCCTCTACGCCGCCTATCCGAGCCCCTCGCGGGACGTCGTCAACTTCGTCTACTCCCTGCCCGTTGACGGCCGCGTCGTCCTAACGGTGTACGACCTCTCGGGTCGGCGCGTGGCGACGCTGGTTGACTCGGAGCTGACCGCGGGCCGCCACGAGGTTGCCTGGTCCTGCGCCGATGTGCCCAGCGGTGTTTACCTCTACCGCCTGGAAACGAATGCCGGATCGCTGACGCAGCGGCTGGTCGTCAGCCGGTAG
- a CDS encoding SRPBCC domain-containing protein, with protein MIEHEVDLPIPPDEVLDWFLAPEKLARWLCERADVEPRVGGRYELFWDSARPEVNSTLGCKVLEYEPGKLKVSWAGNEEQFEFMEPGSTTVAVSVEPTGSGCRLRLEHYGFGDCDRWLKAERWFDVVWKNAIARLKETV; from the coding sequence ATGATAGAGCACGAAGTAGATCTGCCGATTCCGCCCGACGAGGTCCTCGACTGGTTCCTCGCCCCGGAGAAGCTCGCCCGCTGGCTGTGCGAGCGGGCCGACGTAGAGCCCCGGGTCGGCGGCCGGTACGAACTATTCTGGGATTCGGCGCGACCGGAGGTGAACAGCACCCTGGGCTGCAAAGTGCTGGAATACGAGCCTGGAAAGCTTAAAGTCTCCTGGGCCGGCAACGAGGAGCAGTTCGAGTTCATGGAGCCCGGCTCGACCACAGTGGCGGTGAGCGTGGAACCGACCGGTTCCGGTTGCCGCCTGCGGCTGGAGCACTACGGGTTCGGGGATTGCGACCGCTGGCTCAAGGCCGAACGCTGGTTCGACGTCGTCTGGAAGAACGCTATAGCGCGATTGAAGGAAACCGTTTAG